AATCAGAAGCAGATCAATTAAAATTAAACTTTTTAGTAGATTTAAAAATATCAAAAAATTATGAAGAAAATACTGAAAGTATTGTTGAAAGAGAATTTGATTTTGGAAATAAACAGATATCTACTACGAATAGAATAAAGAAAATATCTTGGGAATATCTTGATCCTACAACAATTTCCTTAAGATGGGCGAAAGATTTTCCCGTATATCCAAATTTACAAAATGAAAAGAAAAAGAATTTATATGAAATAGATAATATTGATAAAAAAGTTGTTATTCAATTTAACAATAAATGGTCTATTTTTGCTCTGCAAAGAAAATATTCCAATCAATTTAACTCAGATTTTTCATCTCGTTTTTTGAAATTTAATGTTCCAGTAAAAAAGATTAAAAATTTAAAAAACATGGATGATATAGAGACAAATTTAGCTAAAATTGTAATGAAAATTAGTGTGGAAAATTTAGATAAACAATATATACCAATTCCACCTTTTCCAACAGAAGCTCCTTACCCCAATAATTTTTCTTATTCTAAAAATGAAGGAAATAATGTATGGAAATAAATCTTTTAAATATCTCGCAGCTTTTAGAACCGATAAGTAAAAATTTTCCATGTGGCGAAGATGTTATGTATGATGAAAGTTTTTTGCAAATTAAAAGAGATAGACAACAACCAGAAAATGAAAATTTAGGAGTTTGGGTTTTATCAGATAGTAAGGAAACTAATTGGAATAGAATTGAATATTTGTGCTTAGATTTGTTAAAGAATAAAACAAAAGATCTGATGGTTTGTTGTTATTTATTAGAGTCAAGATTAAAACAATATGGTATTTTAGGTTTAGCTAATTCATGTGAGCTTTTATTATCTATAAGTACTAAATATTGGGAAAACGTTTTTCCCCAATTGCAAGAAGAAAGTGATTCTAGAAAATCTCCATATCTTTGGCTAGATGAAAAATTGCCATATTTATTAAAAATACTTCCTTTATTTCAAATCAAAAATTCAAACAAATTTATCTTTTTTAAAGATATAGAATTATTTATGGGAAAAAAAGAGACTTCTGACTCTTTGCAAATATTACTTCAACAGGATGATTTTGAAATTCTCCTAGTAATACAAGATGAATTGCAAGAATTGGAAAAGAACCTAAAAAAATTAAAAGAATTTTTATTTTCTGAAAAAATAATTGAGGAAAACATATTTGGAAAAATTTTTGAAGTTACCCAATATATAAAAAAATTTGTTTCATCACAATTAAAAGTAACAAAAAGTGGGGAGGCAAAAAATGATAATTTACAAGATAGTAAATTTCATAATTTTGAAAAAGAAATTTATTATGAAAAAGTTGAAAATTCTGGATTAAATAGGAATGATATTTATAATAATTTAAGAAAGTACGCTGATATGCTTCTTGAATTAGAGCCACACAGTCCTGTTCCTTTGATTGTATTACGTGCACTAAAATGGCAAAACAGATCTTTTCTTGAGATTGTATTTGAAGTTCTTAAAATATCGAGTGATCAAAATAGTCTTTTCGCATTGTTTGAAGATTCTCAAAAACAAGAAAGGTTTTCAAGTCACGAAGATGAAAATCAATATGATTAAGGAGTATGAAAATGCCATGTCCACTTTCATGTACAGCGGGTCAAATCCAATGTAGTTTTGGAATGATTCCAGCTGTTTTTAATGCTTTGCCTGATTCTATGGTATTTATGCCAACACCTGCAGGAAAAATTATGGATAATATACCTATGGTTAATATCCCGCCATTTGGGATGTGCCAGTCTCCAGCCAATCCCATGGTTGTTGCTTTAACTGCAGCGGCTCTAGGGGTTTTTACTCCAGCACCTTGTATACCAGCTATTTCAGCTCCATGGCTGACAACTTCACCAACAGTTCTAATGGGTGGAAAACCAGCTTTAGATATAAATTCAAAAGGAATATGTATGTGGGGTGGAATGATATCTTTTTTAAATCCAGGACAAACTCAAGTTTTATAGCTCAATATTTTTGTGAGAAATTTATTCATAAATGATAATTTGAAACTTGGTAATTTTGAACTTGAGATTTCATTTCCTTCTGAATCAAAATTCTTTTGATATATTATTTTTCCATTTTGATATGCTTTACATTCAGTTAAAGTTCCTGCAAGAGAGTAAAATTTAGAAAATCCATTTAAAGTTCCATCTATATACTCTTGCTCTAACATTTTATTTTGATTTGGATAGAATGTAGTAACAGTTCCTGAAAGTTTTCCTTTTCGATAGAATTCTTGTTTAATTAATGTATTTGTTGTTTCATTAAAATACTTGCTCTCACCTTCAAGTAAATTATTAAAATATGTAGACGATTGAATTAAATTTCCATTGCTAGAATATACTTCATATTTACCATTTAAAGTGCCATTTATATAAAGCATACAAATATTTTTTATTCCTTGAGAGTAAACAATGAATGGGCCATTTAGTTTATTAGATAAAAATTCCATTTCATAGAGTGTATTGCCAAATTCATCCCAAATTGTTGTCTTTCCTTGTAGTAACCCATTCAAGTAGTAAGAAATTTGTTTTTCTTTACCATTCATGTGATAGAGTTTAAAGTCGCCATTCAATCCGAAATTATTTTTATGACAAATACTTTTTAAATTACCATTATCATAGTATTCTTTAATTTCCTGCAAACTATCATTTGAATTCATGGAGTCTCCATTAAACAATTAATTTAGTTTAGTGATAGCACCTTTAATTTCTAAAGGTCCAGACGCTTCTATTTTTCCAATGGCACCTTTCATTTCAAAAGATAAATTACTTTCAATACCTACAGTTGGCCCTTTAATATTTGTTGCTGTACCTCCTGAGATTTTTAGATTAGCAGTAGCTGTTAATTGAGTATCCATTTTAGATGTGGTTTTTATATTATTTCCTTCGATTGATACATTATTTTTGGCAGAATTTTTTATACTGTCCTTTGCATTTACTGAAATATTTTCAGCATTAATTTCAATATTTTTATCCGCATTTAATGTTATATTTTCTTTTGATTTTAATGTTATGTTCTTATCGGTTTCAATGATCAATTCTCCTTTTTCTATAGTGATTGAATAATTTCCTTCTTTTAGTGTTACTTTTCTATTACCTTTATTTATATTAAAGGTATAGTCACCTTCTTCTAGTTCTACTATTGAATTTTTTTGAATTTTAAAATTTGAGTCATTAGCAACCAGTATTTCAAGATCCTTTGAGGTGGACAAGGTTATTTTTTCTTCATCTTTTTTGTCATCAAAAATAAATTCATGCCCCTTTTCCCCATCAGGTATTGAGCAAGTTTTTATTCCAGATTTTGTGTAACCTTCTGAATTTTCTTTTCCTTCAAAAGGTGAAGCATTTGATCCATTATAAAGACAACCCAGAATAATAGGCTGGTCAGGATCGCCATTGATAAAACCAACAACAACTTCTTGCCCAACTCTAGGTATAAACCAAGCTCCCATGGAACTATTTTCTCCACTTCTGCCACCAAAAAATTGTGAAACACGAATATCATTTGAGCTTTCTTGATTAAACTCATGATCTTGATCCCAGTAAAATTGTACTCTAATTGTTCCAGATTTATTAACATAAACATTCTCATTTTTATTTCC
The Pigmentibacter ruber genome window above contains:
- a CDS encoding type VI secretion system protein TssA, encoding MEINLLNISQLLEPISKNFPCGEDVMYDESFLQIKRDRQQPENENLGVWVLSDSKETNWNRIEYLCLDLLKNKTKDLMVCCYLLESRLKQYGILGLANSCELLLSISTKYWENVFPQLQEESDSRKSPYLWLDEKLPYLLKILPLFQIKNSNKFIFFKDIELFMGKKETSDSLQILLQQDDFEILLVIQDELQELEKNLKKLKEFLFSEKIIEENIFGKIFEVTQYIKKFVSSQLKVTKSGEAKNDNLQDSKFHNFEKEIYYEKVENSGLNRNDIYNNLRKYADMLLELEPHSPVPLIVLRALKWQNRSFLEIVFEVLKISSDQNSLFALFEDSQKQERFSSHEDENQYD
- a CDS encoding DUF4280 domain-containing protein, coding for MPCPLSCTAGQIQCSFGMIPAVFNALPDSMVFMPTPAGKIMDNIPMVNIPPFGMCQSPANPMVVALTAAALGVFTPAPCIPAISAPWLTTSPTVLMGGKPALDINSKGICMWGGMISFLNPGQTQVL
- a CDS encoding toxin-antitoxin system YwqK family antitoxin encodes the protein MNSNDSLQEIKEYYDNGNLKSICHKNNFGLNGDFKLYHMNGKEKQISYYLNGLLQGKTTIWDEFGNTLYEMEFLSNKLNGPFIVYSQGIKNICMLYINGTLNGKYEVYSSNGNLIQSSTYFNNLLEGESKYFNETTNTLIKQEFYRKGKLSGTVTTFYPNQNKMLEQEYIDGTLNGFSKFYSLAGTLTECKAYQNGKIIYQKNFDSEGNEISSSKLPSFKLSFMNKFLTKILSYKT